The genomic window TTGGCAGGAACTCAATTGTATCAATATTTAAAATCGCAGGAGAAGGGCTATAAAAATTAACGAAAATGAAGGTTAACATCAAAATACGGGTCTCTCCTTTAGCTAAATCTACAGCTCTTTTTCTACTGCTGATCTGCCTGTTTACTGATCTTTTTGCTCAAAACCGGCAGGATACCTTACGCTTATTTATCATAGGAAATAGCTTTTCACAAAACGCTTCGGCCTTTTTGCCACAAATGGCTAAAGAGAGGGGAAAAACCCTCATTATCGGGCGTGCCGAACTCGGTGGGCACTCACTCGAACAGCATTGGAGTTATGCAGAAAAAGCAGAGACCAATGTAGACGATCCTAAGGGCAAACCTTATAATGGTAAATCATTAAAAATGTTATTGGGGCAAGGAAATTGGGATATTGTTACTATACAGCAATATTCTTTCCTCTCGGGCGATTCCTCGAGCTATTATCCATATGCCAACAAACTTGTTGCCTATGTGAAAGCACTGCAACCTCAGGCGCGTATCGTCATCCATCAAACCTGGGCTTACCGTTCTGATGCAAAGAAGTTTGGACGTATAGGTGAAAGCACAACCGCGAAGAATCAGGAAGAAATGTGGCAAAAATCCCGTGCAGCTTATCATCTCCTTGCAAAACGGATCAATGCCCGTATTTTACCAGTTGGCGATGCTTTCGAAATGGTGGCTACCGATAAAAAATATGCTTTCAAACCCGATCTTTCATTTGATTATGATCACTCTGTTGCGCCAAATTTGCCAGATCAGACCAATTCGCTGAATATTGGATATTTCTGGAACAAGGATCAATTAAGCTTCGATCCTAATCACGCTAACGATGCAGGGAAATATTTAGGCGGATTAATCTGGTATAGCATATTGTTTAATGATGATTTGAAAAACGTCTCTTTCAAGCCCCAGCGGGTATCAGACGACTTTGCAGCTTACCTGAAAAAAGTGGCAAGCAAAGTAGTTAAGAAGGCTCAGGGTGGACAATAAGATTAAGCTGCTGGCAGATTAAAATGATTTCTGCATTTTTTGCCCTCAGCATCAGTCTGAGGGCAAATTTAATCGAAATAATGCGCTAACTGTACAAAAACAAACCATTTCCGTACAAAAGTGAACCCTCTGTAAGGGATAAGTACTATAGATTTGTGTTAACCAAATAATAAACCCAACTAAGTATGATAACCCATTTCTCAACCATCCCGGCTATTGCCAACGAGGAAAACACAAAGTCTAAACTACAGGTCAGTAAAATAGAATGGCATAGGTATTTAACTGATATTTCCCGGCATAA from Flavobacterium sp. W4I14 includes these protein-coding regions:
- a CDS encoding hypothetical protein (product_source=Hypo-rule applied; pfam=PF16227; superfamily=52266; transmembrane_helix_parts=Inside_1_11,TMhelix_12_31,Outside_32_314); this encodes MKVNIKIRVSPLAKSTALFLLLICLFTDLFAQNRQDTLRLFIIGNSFSQNASAFLPQMAKERGKTLIIGRAELGGHSLEQHWSYAEKAETNVDDPKGKPYNGKSLKMLLGQGNWDIVTIQQYSFLSGDSSSYYPYANKLVAYVKALQPQARIVIHQTWAYRSDAKKFGRIGESTTAKNQEEMWQKSRAAYHLLAKRINARILPVGDAFEMVATDKKYAFKPDLSFDYDHSVAPNLPDQTNSLNIGYFWNKDQLSFDPNHANDAGKYLGGLIWYSILFNDDLKNVSFKPQRVSDDFAAYLKKVASKVVKKAQGGQ